Proteins encoded by one window of Blautia luti:
- a CDS encoding ABC transporter ATP-binding protein, with protein MSEMTDAYVKLDKVSKIYGTKEVKIVAVDEISFEIAKGEFVVIVGPSGAGKTTVLNILGGMDQATSGEVLVDGRNIARYNSRQLTGYRRNDIGFVFQFYNLVPNLTALENVELALQICKNPLDAREILEEVGLKDRLTNFPAQLSGGEQQRVSIARALAKNPKLLLCDEPTGALDYQTGKAILKLLQDMCRERGMTVIVITHNSALTPMADRVIKIKNGKVSRMTMNDHPTPIEEIEW; from the coding sequence ATGAGCGAGATGACAGATGCATATGTAAAACTGGATAAGGTTTCCAAGATATATGGAACCAAAGAAGTAAAGATTGTTGCAGTAGATGAGATCAGCTTTGAAATTGCCAAGGGAGAGTTCGTAGTGATTGTTGGTCCCAGCGGTGCGGGCAAGACGACAGTGCTGAACATTCTTGGGGGTATGGATCAGGCTACCAGCGGAGAAGTTCTAGTGGATGGAAGGAATATTGCCAGATATAACAGCAGGCAGCTTACCGGTTATCGGAGAAATGATATTGGATTTGTATTCCAGTTCTATAATCTGGTGCCTAATCTTACAGCGCTGGAGAACGTAGAACTGGCATTGCAGATCTGTAAAAATCCGCTGGATGCCAGGGAGATTCTGGAGGAAGTGGGACTGAAGGACAGACTAACCAATTTCCCGGCACAGCTTTCCGGTGGTGAGCAGCAGAGAGTTTCCATTGCCAGGGCACTGGCGAAGAATCCCAAGCTGTTGTTGTGTGATGAGCCCACAGGAGCACTGGACTACCAGACAGGTAAGGCAATCCTGAAACTTTTGCAGGATATGTGCAGAGAGCGTGGAATGACAGTGATTGTCATTACCCATAACTCGGCGCTGACACCTATGGCAGACCGTGTGATCAAGATCAAGAACGGAAAGGTTTCCAGGATGACGATGAATGACCATCCTACACCGATTGAGGAGATAGAATGGTAG
- a CDS encoding Gfo/Idh/MocA family protein codes for MKLGILGAGGIASTMAKTVAGMKDVEAYAVAARDLERARVFAQKYEVKKAYGSYEEMLADDEVELVYIATPHSHHYLHAKMCLEAGKHVLCEKAFTVNAEQAQKLFDLAKEKKLLITEAIWTRYMPSRKMINDIIESGVIGEVTAVTANLSYTVSHVERIRKPELAGGALLDVGVYPINFASMVLGDKVKDVKATAIFRNGVDILDSIAMVFEGDRMATLQCGAREISDRMGSIFGTRGYMQVQNINNPEKITVFDTDHKEVASYVVPEQISGYEYEVESCMKAIQEGKLECPEMPHAETIRIMKILDDIRKSWNYEIPWIE; via the coding sequence ATGAAGTTAGGTATTCTGGGAGCAGGAGGCATTGCTTCTACTATGGCGAAAACAGTGGCAGGAATGAAAGATGTGGAGGCGTATGCGGTTGCTGCCCGTGATCTGGAACGTGCCCGGGTATTTGCACAGAAATATGAAGTAAAAAAAGCATATGGATCCTATGAGGAAATGCTGGCAGATGATGAGGTTGAACTGGTTTATATCGCAACTCCTCATTCACACCATTATCTGCATGCAAAGATGTGTCTGGAAGCGGGAAAGCATGTGCTTTGTGAAAAGGCATTTACTGTAAATGCAGAGCAGGCACAAAAATTATTTGATCTTGCAAAAGAGAAAAAGCTTCTGATCACAGAAGCAATCTGGACAAGATATATGCCGTCCAGAAAGATGATCAACGATATTATTGAAAGTGGTGTGATCGGAGAAGTTACGGCAGTTACCGCGAATCTCAGCTATACAGTAAGTCATGTGGAACGTATCCGTAAACCGGAGCTTGCAGGAGGTGCTCTTCTGGATGTAGGCGTATATCCGATCAATTTTGCCTCTATGGTGCTTGGCGATAAGGTAAAGGATGTAAAGGCTACTGCAATCTTTCGGAATGGAGTGGATATTCTGGACAGCATTGCCATGGTGTTTGAGGGAGACCGCATGGCAACCCTTCAGTGTGGAGCAAGAGAAATCTCAGACAGAATGGGAAGTATTTTCGGAACCAGAGGATATATGCAGGTGCAGAATATCAATAATCCGGAAAAGATTACAGTGTTTGATACTGACCATAAAGAAGTGGCTTCTTATGTTGTGCCGGAACAGATCTCAGGATATGAATATGAGGTAGAATCCTGCATGAAAGCAATCCAAGAGGGCAAACTGGAGTGTCCGGAAATGCCTCATGCAGAGACAATAAGGATCATGAAAATCCTGGACGATATTCGTAAATCCTGGAATTATGAGATTCCGTGGATTGAGTGA
- a CDS encoding small, acid-soluble spore protein, alpha/beta type — protein MNKEKEIKAYLDGELLPDTRMKYEIAEEMGLLDRVLSDGWKSLSAKETGRIGGLMTKRKKEKLKK, from the coding sequence TTGAATAAAGAGAAGGAAATAAAAGCTTATCTTGATGGAGAATTGTTACCGGATACCAGAATGAAGTATGAAATTGCAGAGGAAATGGGACTGCTGGACAGAGTATTGAGTGATGGATGGAAAAGTCTGTCTGCGAAAGAGACCGGAAGGATTGGAGGGTTGATGACGAAACGAAAAAAAGAGAAATTGAAAAAATAA
- a CDS encoding PspC domain-containing protein — translation MGDKRLYKSSENSMLCGVCGGIAEYFDIDPTLVRLAWVILTCFGGAGIWAYIIAAIIIPKR, via the coding sequence ATGGGTGACAAACGTTTATACAAATCATCAGAAAACAGTATGCTTTGCGGTGTATGTGGAGGAATCGCAGAATATTTTGATATTGACCCTACGCTGGTGCGTCTGGCATGGGTGATCCTTACCTGCTTTGGCGGTGCGGGAATCTGGGCATATATCATTGCTGCAATTATTATTCCGAAAAGATAA
- a CDS encoding DUF4097 family beta strand repeat-containing protein, whose translation MKKFTKGMLIAAGIFGAVGIGLTAAGGVMGASMSELTGVKSLKRVLLVADGEYDYDDSDDYDDDDDYDDSGDYDDSDDYDSDDYDDSDDCDDSEDYARAVDENEEDGTVYQLKYQPTKLDIELKYDELILEEGDSFCVRVYDDSGKNVTVKESSDTLKVRSTKKLSKTRKVHISYPEDVKLQELEIEMGAGTVYLNRDIETEKLSVEMGAGEFESKNPVTAREADLEIGTGSMTFADLSARKTDGECGLGELDLTLTGTQEDYNYDLECGVGNLDVGSDSYSGLGREKTISNKGADRKLDLECGMGNISVDFSGKEHRDL comes from the coding sequence ATGAAGAAGTTTACAAAAGGAATGTTGATCGCAGCGGGAATTTTTGGTGCTGTGGGAATCGGGCTGACAGCTGCCGGTGGTGTTATGGGAGCCAGTATGTCGGAACTGACAGGGGTGAAAAGCCTGAAAAGGGTGCTTCTGGTGGCAGATGGGGAGTATGATTATGATGACAGCGATGATTATGATGACGATGATGATTATGACGACAGTGGTGATTATGATGACAGCGATGACTATGACAGCGATGATTATGACGACAGCGACGACTGTGACGACAGTGAGGATTATGCCCGCGCTGTTGATGAGAATGAGGAAGATGGCACTGTATATCAGTTGAAGTATCAGCCCACAAAGCTGGATATAGAGCTGAAGTACGATGAGCTGATTCTGGAAGAGGGCGACAGTTTCTGTGTCAGAGTTTATGATGACAGTGGGAAGAATGTGACAGTGAAGGAGAGTTCGGATACTCTTAAGGTCAGAAGCACGAAAAAGCTGTCTAAAACCAGAAAGGTGCATATTTCCTATCCGGAAGATGTTAAGCTTCAGGAGCTGGAGATTGAGATGGGTGCAGGTACTGTTTATCTGAACAGAGATATTGAGACAGAGAAGCTGAGTGTGGAGATGGGAGCCGGGGAATTTGAAAGTAAGAATCCGGTGACTGCAAGGGAGGCAGATCTGGAAATCGGAACCGGAAGTATGACATTTGCAGATCTGAGTGCCAGGAAGACAGATGGAGAATGTGGTCTGGGTGAACTGGATCTGACACTGACCGGTACGCAGGAGGATTATAATTATGATCTGGAATGTGGAGTGGGAAATCTGGATGTAGGTTCTGATTCTTACAGCGGACTTGGACGGGAGAAAACCATTTCCAATAAAGGCGCAGACAGGAAACTGGATCTGGAGTGCGGTATGGGAAATATATCAGTAGATTTCTCCGGGAAAGAGCACAGAGATTTGTAG
- a CDS encoding DUF1700 domain-containing protein encodes MMDRARFMQELEKLLADISETERQDALDFYNSYFDDAGAENEASVLRELGSPKKVAAIIKADLKGSAGGYEYGEYTEHGYEDARTKERGQMPEKYGEESGTGKRFFGKGNQAVLILAVILLVFISPFVKGAVGGILTFAVGILLLPFWLIVGLGIGAVALLVGGIAAVVAGAGLLTVMTGTGIMTIGIGCLMIALAILMVLGLISVAVRIVPKWFRKITDFFNRLLYRKRKEAVK; translated from the coding sequence ATGATGGACAGGGCGCGGTTTATGCAGGAGCTGGAGAAGCTGCTTGCTGATATTTCCGAGACAGAGAGGCAGGATGCCCTTGATTTTTATAATAGTTATTTCGATGATGCAGGAGCTGAGAATGAAGCTTCGGTGCTCAGGGAACTTGGAAGTCCCAAGAAGGTTGCAGCGATCATCAAGGCGGATCTGAAAGGTTCGGCAGGAGGCTATGAGTATGGAGAATATACGGAGCATGGCTATGAGGATGCCCGGACTAAAGAGAGAGGACAGATGCCTGAGAAATATGGAGAAGAGTCGGGAACAGGGAAGCGTTTTTTCGGAAAGGGGAATCAGGCGGTGCTGATCCTTGCGGTGATCCTGCTGGTTTTTATTTCTCCTTTTGTTAAGGGGGCTGTTGGTGGGATTCTGACATTTGCAGTTGGAATCTTACTGCTTCCGTTCTGGCTGATCGTTGGATTGGGCATAGGTGCTGTGGCTTTACTGGTTGGCGGAATCGCAGCTGTTGTGGCTGGAGCAGGGCTTTTGACTGTAATGACCGGAACCGGGATTATGACAATAGGAATTGGATGTCTGATGATTGCTCTGGCAATCCTTATGGTATTGGGGCTGATCAGTGTCGCAGTACGTATTGTGCCGAAGTGGTTTCGGAAGATTACTGACTTTTTTAACAGGTTGCTTTACAGAAAGAGAAAGGAGGCGGTTAAATGA
- a CDS encoding PadR family transcriptional regulator has product MVFNTGAALLDAIVLAVVSKEKEGTYGYKITQDVRGVLDVSESTLYPVLRRLQKDDCLEVYDMAYAGRNRRYYKLTDRGAAQLELYKAEWKIYASKISGMFEGGIG; this is encoded by the coding sequence ATGGTTTTTAATACAGGTGCTGCGCTTTTGGATGCGATTGTTCTGGCGGTTGTTTCCAAGGAGAAAGAGGGGACGTACGGATATAAGATCACGCAGGATGTGCGGGGAGTTCTTGATGTTTCGGAGTCTACTTTGTATCCGGTTCTCAGGAGGCTGCAGAAGGATGATTGCCTGGAGGTTTATGATATGGCTTATGCAGGACGTAACCGGCGTTATTATAAGCTGACGGACAGAGGTGCTGCGCAGCTGGAGCTTTACAAGGCTGAGTGGAAAATTTATGCATCCAAGATCAGTGGGATGTTTGAGGGAGGAATAGGATGA
- a CDS encoding RsmF rRNA methyltransferase first C-terminal domain-containing protein produces MNENTVQLPPAFLTRMEEMLGSEYSDFLASFDSPRTYGLRVNTSKINCRDFEKLTPFSIRSIPWIKNGYFYEEDVRPSRCPYYQAGLYYLQEPSAMTPASRIPIEPGDRVLDLCAAPGGKATAAGAALQGQGLLVANDISTSRARALLRNLELFGIPNVFVANEAPAKLTKAFPEFFDKIILDAPCSGEGMFRKEEALAKDWTPEKSQELAEIQKELSLQAADMLRPGGLMLYSTCTFAPIEDEQTVSYLLENRPDMELVEMEDYEGFSHGVPEWGNGNPELAKCIRIFPHKMNGEGHFLALFHKKGQAIHENSCPHTKPDKNAFPLIEEFLNEIGLKTLGGQPFNWERVEIRGDKAYYLPPVAHDFRGITFLRNGLYLGDLKKNRFEPSQPLALAIHKDEAEAVISLSASDERITRYLKGETLNIEPEEAAHKKGWHLLCADGYPIGFGKLVNQILKNKYPAGWRV; encoded by the coding sequence ATGAATGAAAATACAGTGCAACTCCCCCCGGCATTCCTCACCCGCATGGAAGAAATGCTTGGCAGCGAATACTCCGACTTCCTCGCCAGTTTCGATTCTCCCCGTACCTACGGTCTTCGCGTAAACACTTCCAAGATCAACTGCAGGGATTTCGAAAAACTGACTCCTTTTTCCATCAGGTCAATTCCATGGATCAAAAACGGCTATTTCTACGAGGAAGATGTCCGTCCATCCAGATGTCCTTATTATCAGGCCGGTCTCTACTATCTCCAGGAGCCAAGCGCCATGACCCCTGCATCCCGCATTCCGATTGAACCAGGCGACAGAGTCCTTGACCTCTGCGCAGCCCCAGGCGGAAAAGCGACTGCCGCAGGCGCAGCCCTCCAGGGGCAGGGACTTCTGGTGGCTAATGACATCAGCACTTCCCGCGCCAGAGCTCTCCTGCGAAACTTGGAACTATTCGGCATTCCAAATGTCTTCGTGGCAAACGAAGCACCTGCCAAACTTACCAAAGCATTCCCTGAATTTTTCGATAAGATCATTCTGGATGCCCCATGCTCAGGCGAAGGAATGTTCCGCAAAGAAGAAGCCCTCGCCAAAGACTGGACTCCTGAGAAATCTCAGGAACTTGCAGAAATCCAAAAAGAGCTTTCACTCCAGGCAGCTGATATGCTCCGTCCCGGTGGACTGATGCTTTACTCCACCTGCACATTCGCCCCAATTGAAGATGAGCAGACGGTTTCCTATCTTCTGGAAAACCGTCCAGACATGGAACTGGTAGAAATGGAAGATTACGAGGGATTCTCCCATGGCGTCCCGGAATGGGGAAATGGAAATCCGGAACTTGCCAAATGCATCCGAATCTTCCCCCACAAAATGAACGGAGAAGGTCACTTCCTCGCTCTCTTTCATAAAAAAGGGCAGGCTATTCATGAGAACTCCTGTCCTCACACAAAGCCGGACAAAAACGCCTTCCCATTAATTGAAGAATTTCTGAACGAAATCGGTCTGAAAACTTTAGGAGGCCAGCCATTTAACTGGGAACGTGTAGAAATCCGAGGTGACAAAGCATACTATCTGCCTCCGGTTGCCCACGACTTCCGTGGCATTACATTCCTGAGAAACGGTCTATATCTCGGCGACCTGAAGAAAAACCGCTTCGAGCCGTCTCAGCCACTTGCACTGGCAATCCACAAAGACGAAGCAGAGGCAGTTATCTCCCTCTCTGCCTCCGACGAGAGAATTACCAGATACCTGAAAGGCGAAACCTTAAACATCGAACCGGAAGAAGCCGCCCACAAAAAAGGCTGGCACCTCCTCTGCGCAGATGGTTATCCGATCGGTTTCGGCAAGCTGGTCAATCAGATCCTGAAAAACAAATATCCGGCAGGGTGGCGCGTATAA
- the addA gene encoding helicase-exonuclease AddAB subunit AddA, with product MGVQWTKEQQEVIRLRDRNILVSAAAGSGKTAVLVERILSKITDNTHPADIDRLLIMTFTRAAAGEMKERISAVIEKALGEDPDNEHLQRQTTLLHTAQITTIDGFCAYIIRNYFHLIGLDPGYRTADEGELKLLRGDVVKALLEEHYAQKDEKFQKFVECFATGKSDENLGDLIQKLYEMAMSNPFPEEWLQKCLGDYRIESLEELRETEWMKMLWDAVGDELQEAELLIREARNVCAEADGPYLYEDALNSDLILVRDLQELAEKRDYNGTVKVLVKPAFARLSTKKALDVEEQKKQRVKELRDEEKGILKELGQRYFQSSEEEILEMIRYVREPIEMLIELTIQFMEQFGMAKREKNILDFTDMEHFALQILMTKEGEEIHMSQAARELSAKYDEVLVDEYQDSNFVQELLTTAVSGWINQKKNIFMVGDVKQSIYRFRLARPELFMEKYKSYSTEEAKEQRIDLHKNFRSRAQVLESVNFIFRQIMGEDLGGVAYDKDAALYPGASFPEGESEEFVKTEVLLIEKDGEEMADVQESADAGAQGSQMELENQNAQELEALAIAQRIQEIVGKEQIVDKETREYRSVEYGDIVILLRTAYGWAETFREVLASQGIPVYCTSRTGYFSALEIVTVLNYLKVCDNPLQDIPLMGVLRSPIVGCTSQELAELRIHYPKGLLYESLTAYVGESSKTDFLTEKDFLKLKLSNFLQLLEKVRNMAAYTPVHELILYVLKETGYGNYARALPGGEQRFANLTMLVEKAMDYEKTSYRGLFNFVRYIEQLQAYEVDYGEVNLTGAGNTAVEIMTIHKSKGLEFPVVFVAGMGKQFNFQDMNAGLLLHPELGIGADAVIPEKRVIASSLNKQIIRRQLLKESLGEELRVLYVAMTRAKEKLILTGTVGKLEKQMVSLSRFLDEEEELLPLGTRIKAKNYWAFVLPALVRHRAMSELLGEYGILMKKQKGIYDDVSDFVIKKVTVRQMTEKAVILQAGNQMQEEYLKNWDADQVYDKEVREEIEKRFSFVYPYKYLEDIPVKVSVSDLKKRSWHDESELEENISVSAEEQVEEQEAPVPAFMAEKQEEYKGAARGTAYHRLMECLDYAEVESEEQLEVQLKRLLESQKMTEQEAECIRIRDIKKFVDSELGQRMKKAVVKKQLYREQPFVIRRSASLLDDSWKDETILVQGIIDAYFTEDGEIVLVDYKTDRVRKGQEQKLVDLYHVQLEDYAQALERMTGMKVKEKIIYSFTLQKAILL from the coding sequence ATGGGTGTACAGTGGACAAAAGAGCAGCAGGAGGTTATCCGGCTGCGGGACAGAAATATCCTGGTCAGCGCAGCAGCGGGATCCGGAAAAACAGCAGTACTGGTAGAACGTATTTTGAGCAAGATCACAGATAATACTCATCCGGCAGATATTGACAGGCTCCTGATCATGACATTCACAAGGGCTGCAGCAGGTGAGATGAAAGAGAGGATCTCTGCTGTAATTGAAAAGGCACTTGGTGAGGATCCGGATAATGAGCATCTGCAGCGTCAGACGACGTTACTTCATACAGCACAGATCACGACGATTGATGGATTCTGTGCGTATATTATCCGAAATTACTTCCATCTGATCGGACTGGACCCTGGATATCGGACAGCAGATGAAGGAGAACTGAAACTTCTTAGAGGAGATGTGGTGAAAGCACTGCTTGAGGAGCATTATGCACAGAAAGACGAAAAGTTTCAGAAATTTGTAGAATGTTTTGCAACAGGAAAATCAGATGAAAACCTGGGAGATCTGATACAGAAATTATATGAAATGGCAATGAGTAACCCATTTCCGGAGGAATGGCTGCAGAAATGTCTGGGGGATTACAGGATTGAGTCACTGGAGGAACTGAGAGAGACAGAGTGGATGAAGATGCTCTGGGATGCAGTGGGAGATGAACTGCAGGAAGCAGAACTTCTGATACGGGAGGCACGGAATGTGTGTGCAGAGGCGGACGGCCCGTATCTGTATGAGGATGCATTAAACAGTGACCTTATCCTTGTGAGAGATTTGCAGGAACTGGCAGAGAAAAGGGACTATAACGGGACAGTAAAAGTGCTGGTGAAGCCGGCATTTGCACGTCTTAGTACCAAGAAGGCACTGGATGTAGAAGAACAGAAGAAACAGAGAGTTAAGGAGTTAAGAGATGAAGAAAAAGGAATCCTGAAGGAACTGGGACAGAGATATTTCCAGAGTTCAGAAGAAGAAATACTGGAAATGATCAGATATGTCAGAGAACCGATAGAAATGCTGATTGAATTAACTATACAATTTATGGAACAGTTCGGGATGGCGAAGAGAGAGAAGAATATTCTTGATTTTACAGATATGGAGCACTTTGCCCTGCAGATCCTTATGACAAAGGAAGGGGAGGAAATCCATATGTCTCAGGCTGCGAGGGAACTTTCGGCAAAGTATGATGAGGTTCTAGTAGATGAATATCAGGACAGTAACTTTGTGCAGGAACTTCTGACGACTGCAGTCTCAGGCTGGATCAACCAGAAGAAGAATATCTTTATGGTAGGAGATGTGAAGCAGAGTATTTATCGGTTCCGTCTGGCGCGTCCGGAACTTTTTATGGAGAAGTATAAGAGTTATTCTACAGAAGAAGCGAAAGAACAGAGGATCGATCTGCATAAAAATTTCCGAAGCAGGGCACAGGTTCTGGAGAGTGTGAATTTTATTTTCCGTCAGATCATGGGAGAAGACCTGGGTGGTGTTGCTTATGATAAAGACGCGGCACTTTATCCGGGAGCTTCTTTTCCAGAGGGAGAGTCAGAAGAGTTTGTAAAAACAGAAGTACTTCTGATCGAGAAAGACGGAGAAGAAATGGCTGATGTGCAGGAGTCTGCGGATGCAGGTGCGCAGGGTAGTCAGATGGAGCTGGAGAATCAGAATGCCCAGGAACTGGAGGCGCTGGCGATTGCTCAGAGGATTCAGGAGATTGTGGGAAAAGAGCAGATCGTAGACAAAGAAACGAGAGAGTATCGGTCTGTAGAGTACGGGGATATTGTAATCCTGCTGCGGACTGCTTATGGCTGGGCAGAAACTTTCCGGGAAGTGCTGGCATCTCAGGGGATTCCTGTGTACTGTACGTCCAGGACAGGATATTTCTCTGCGCTTGAGATTGTTACGGTTCTGAATTATCTGAAGGTGTGCGATAATCCATTGCAGGATATTCCGCTTATGGGAGTGCTTCGCTCGCCAATCGTGGGATGCACGTCGCAGGAACTGGCAGAACTGAGGATACATTATCCGAAAGGACTGCTTTATGAGAGCTTGACTGCGTATGTGGGTGAAAGTAGTAAAACAGACTTTTTAACTGAGAAAGATTTTTTAAAATTAAAACTTTCAAATTTCCTGCAGCTTCTGGAGAAAGTAAGAAACATGGCGGCATATACGCCGGTGCATGAACTGATCCTTTATGTGCTGAAAGAAACCGGATATGGAAATTATGCCAGAGCACTTCCGGGAGGTGAGCAGCGTTTTGCAAACCTGACCATGCTTGTGGAGAAAGCTATGGACTATGAGAAAACCAGTTACAGAGGTTTATTTAACTTTGTCCGTTATATTGAACAGTTACAGGCCTATGAAGTGGATTATGGAGAAGTGAATCTGACAGGTGCAGGAAATACTGCTGTGGAGATCATGACGATCCATAAGAGTAAAGGCCTGGAATTCCCGGTTGTGTTTGTGGCAGGTATGGGAAAGCAGTTTAATTTTCAGGACATGAATGCAGGACTTCTGCTTCATCCGGAACTTGGAATAGGAGCGGACGCAGTGATCCCGGAGAAACGAGTGATTGCCTCTTCACTGAATAAACAGATTATCCGGAGACAGCTTCTGAAGGAGAGTCTTGGTGAGGAACTGCGAGTGCTTTATGTTGCCATGACCAGGGCAAAGGAGAAGCTGATCCTTACAGGGACTGTGGGAAAACTGGAGAAACAGATGGTATCTTTGTCCCGTTTTCTGGATGAAGAAGAGGAACTGCTTCCGCTGGGAACCAGAATAAAGGCGAAGAATTACTGGGCGTTTGTACTGCCTGCACTTGTGAGACACAGGGCGATGAGTGAGCTCCTGGGAGAATATGGAATTCTGATGAAGAAACAGAAAGGCATTTATGATGATGTTTCTGATTTTGTGATAAAGAAAGTGACGGTACGTCAGATGACAGAGAAGGCAGTGATCCTTCAGGCGGGAAATCAGATGCAGGAGGAATATCTGAAAAACTGGGATGCAGATCAGGTATACGATAAAGAAGTCAGAGAAGAAATTGAGAAGAGATTCTCTTTTGTGTATCCTTATAAATATCTGGAGGATATTCCGGTTAAAGTCAGTGTTTCTGATCTGAAAAAGAGAAGCTGGCATGATGAAAGTGAACTGGAAGAGAATATCAGTGTGTCTGCAGAGGAACAGGTGGAAGAGCAGGAGGCGCCGGTTCCTGCATTTATGGCAGAGAAACAGGAAGAATATAAAGGTGCTGCCAGAGGTACAGCTTATCATAGATTGATGGAGTGCCTGGATTATGCAGAAGTGGAAAGTGAGGAACAGCTTGAGGTCCAGTTAAAGAGACTTCTTGAAAGTCAGAAGATGACAGAACAGGAGGCAGAGTGTATCCGTATCAGGGATATAAAAAAATTTGTGGATTCTGAGCTGGGGCAGAGAATGAAGAAAGCTGTTGTGAAAAAACAGCTTTACAGAGAGCAGCCGTTTGTGATCCGGAGAAGTGCATCTCTGCTGGATGATTCCTGGAAGGATGAGACGATACTGGTGCAGGGAATCATAGATGCGTATTTTACAGAAGATGGCGAAATCGTACTGGTAGATTATAAGACGGACAGAGTGAGAAAAGGTCAGGAGCAGAAATTGGTTGATCTGTATCATGTACAGCTTGAAGATTATGCGCAGGCGCTGGAGCGTATGACGGGAATGAAGGTGAAAGAGAAGATTATTTATTCGTTTACGCTGCAGAAAGCAATTTTGCTGTAA